One genomic region from Parerythrobacter aestuarii encodes:
- the ftsZ gene encoding cell division protein FtsZ → MSINIGPAASDDLRPRITVIGVGGAGGNAIANMIDAQIEGVEFIVANTDAQALNTSAAETRIQLGPDITGGLGAGARPEVGKAAAEETVAELEDALDGVNMCFIAAGMGGGTGTGAAPVIAEAARRKGVLTVGVVTKPFLFEGTRRMRAAESGIEELQKHVDTLIVIPNQNLFLVAKAETTFKEAFQLADEVLQQGVRSITDLMVMPGLINLDFADVKSVMEEMGKAMMGTGEGEGENRALEAAERAIANPLLDGVSMAGAKGVIISIIGGDDMKLLEVDEAANHIRELVDEDANIIWGSAFNPDLNGKIRVSVVATGIEQGEAGQIGSSQTMSLGGARAPKRPVLELPEDDEVAEDEPLELSQEPEEEPEEDIAPTGIAGLSGLGSGSDDEEYEEEDFDDVDEIVDPLAGLRNDGDDEFELPAEAVADEVDEAGDDHDWSGALDLTEADETSAAEAGEDEGEGDAFDGEGPVGGDAGDGGAGGDDELLLDADRLAERDEPVEEPAQQATGGRRRGLVAGGGGGEGGDSGGSTLFERMANLSRGSSSPKDEAEPEEDGDDDDDDDGSALNIPRFLGRQNNQ, encoded by the coding sequence ATGAGCATCAATATCGGCCCCGCGGCAAGCGACGACCTGCGGCCACGCATCACCGTGATCGGTGTTGGCGGTGCCGGCGGCAATGCCATCGCCAACATGATCGATGCCCAGATCGAGGGGGTCGAGTTCATCGTCGCCAATACCGATGCGCAAGCGCTCAACACTTCGGCGGCCGAGACACGCATCCAGCTGGGCCCTGACATCACTGGCGGTCTCGGCGCGGGCGCTCGTCCGGAAGTGGGCAAGGCCGCTGCGGAAGAAACCGTGGCTGAGCTCGAAGATGCGCTTGATGGTGTCAATATGTGCTTCATCGCCGCCGGCATGGGTGGGGGTACCGGTACTGGCGCTGCTCCAGTTATCGCCGAGGCGGCGCGTCGCAAGGGTGTGCTTACCGTAGGTGTCGTGACCAAGCCGTTCCTGTTCGAAGGCACGCGCCGCATGCGCGCGGCGGAGTCCGGGATCGAAGAACTGCAGAAGCATGTCGATACATTGATCGTCATCCCGAACCAGAACCTGTTCCTGGTCGCCAAGGCGGAAACGACTTTCAAGGAAGCGTTCCAGCTGGCCGACGAAGTGCTGCAGCAGGGCGTACGCTCGATCACCGACCTGATGGTGATGCCGGGTCTCATCAACCTCGACTTTGCCGATGTGAAATCGGTCATGGAGGAAATGGGCAAGGCGATGATGGGCACCGGCGAAGGCGAGGGTGAAAACCGCGCGCTCGAAGCTGCTGAACGCGCCATCGCCAATCCGCTTCTTGATGGCGTCAGCATGGCCGGTGCCAAGGGTGTCATCATCTCCATCATCGGCGGCGACGACATGAAACTGCTCGAAGTCGATGAAGCGGCCAACCATATCCGCGAACTGGTCGACGAAGACGCGAACATCATCTGGGGTTCGGCATTCAATCCCGATCTCAACGGCAAGATCCGCGTGTCGGTGGTGGCTACCGGTATCGAACAGGGCGAAGCGGGCCAGATCGGCTCCAGCCAGACCATGTCGCTCGGCGGCGCACGTGCGCCCAAGCGCCCGGTGCTGGAATTGCCTGAGGATGATGAAGTCGCGGAAGACGAACCCCTGGAGCTGTCCCAGGAACCCGAGGAAGAGCCTGAAGAGGACATTGCTCCGACGGGCATCGCCGGCCTCTCTGGCCTGGGCTCCGGCAGCGACGACGAAGAGTATGAAGAGGAAGACTTCGACGATGTCGATGAAATCGTCGATCCCCTCGCCGGTCTTCGCAACGACGGGGACGATGAATTCGAACTGCCGGCTGAAGCGGTTGCCGACGAAGTCGACGAAGCCGGGGACGATCACGACTGGAGCGGTGCTCTCGACCTGACCGAGGCAGATGAGACGAGTGCTGCCGAAGCAGGCGAAGATGAAGGCGAAGGTGACGCCTTTGATGGTGAGGGACCCGTTGGAGGTGACGCAGGCGACGGAGGCGCGGGCGGCGATGATGAATTGCTGCTCGATGCCGATCGCCTGGCAGAGCGTGACGAACCGGTGGAAGAGCCGGCCCAGCAAGCCACCGGTGGCCGTCGGCGCGGCCTGGTTGCAGGCGGAGGCGGCGGAGAGGGCGGCGATTCAGGTGGTAGCACCCTGTTCGAACGCATGGCCAATCTTTCGCGCGGTAGCTCTTCGCCCAAAGACGAAGCAGAGCCCGAAGAAGATGGCGATGACGACGATGATGATGACGGCAGCGCCCTGAACATCCCGCGTTTCCTCGGCCGCCAGAACAACCAGTAG
- a CDS encoding D-alanine--D-alanine ligase gives MSLPKLHVAVLMGGWANERSVSLMSGEGVAKALEARGHRVTRIDMDRQVAARIAETEPDVVFNALHGVPGEDGTVQGMLDLMGIPYTHSGLATSVIAIDKELTKQALVPHGIPMPGGRIVRSEELYEKDPLARPYVLKPVNEGSSVGVAIVTDESNYGNPIRRDAVGPWQEFESLLAEPFIRGRELTTAVVGGKALAVTELKPKSGFYDFDAKYTDGMTEHVCPADIPPEIEALCKKYALEAHRVLGCRGTSRTDYRWDDELGEDGLFVLETNTQPGMTPLSLVPEQAKFVGMSYEDLVEAIIADALDHFAQ, from the coding sequence ATGAGCCTCCCCAAACTCCATGTCGCTGTCCTGATGGGCGGCTGGGCCAATGAGCGCTCGGTCTCTCTGATGAGCGGTGAAGGCGTCGCCAAGGCGCTGGAGGCGCGGGGCCACCGCGTGACCCGGATCGATATGGACCGGCAGGTCGCCGCCCGCATCGCCGAGACCGAGCCCGATGTCGTGTTCAACGCGCTCCACGGCGTGCCGGGTGAGGATGGCACGGTGCAGGGCATGCTCGACCTAATGGGCATTCCTTATACCCACTCCGGCCTCGCAACCTCCGTGATCGCCATCGACAAGGAACTGACCAAGCAGGCGCTGGTGCCGCATGGCATTCCGATGCCGGGAGGCCGGATCGTCAGGAGCGAGGAGCTCTACGAGAAGGATCCGCTCGCGCGGCCTTATGTGCTCAAGCCGGTCAATGAAGGCTCCTCGGTCGGCGTTGCCATCGTCACCGACGAAAGCAACTACGGCAACCCGATCCGCCGCGATGCGGTGGGGCCGTGGCAGGAGTTCGAGAGCCTGCTGGCCGAGCCCTTCATCCGCGGTCGCGAGCTGACCACGGCGGTGGTCGGCGGAAAAGCGCTGGCAGTTACCGAGCTCAAGCCGAAGAGCGGCTTCTACGATTTCGACGCCAAATATACCGACGGGATGACCGAGCACGTCTGCCCCGCCGATATCCCGCCCGAGATCGAAGCGTTGTGCAAGAAATACGCGCTCGAAGCCCACCGCGTGCTTGGCTGCAGGGGCACCAGCCGGACCGATTACCGCTGGGATGATGAACTGGGCGAAGACGGGCTGTTCGTGCTCGAGACCAACACCCAGCCGGGGATGACTCCGCTCAGCCTCGTTCCGGAGCAAGCGAAGTTCGTCGGGATGAGCTATGAAGACCTGGTCGAGGCGATTATCGCTGATGCGCTCGACCATTTTGCGCAATAG
- a CDS encoding Bax inhibitor-1/YccA family protein: MADWNDPRQAQQGFGSVPRAGGDVASRTTFDAGLRKYMLSIYNYMASGILLTGIIAMLTANSGLAYTFASGPLMWIVALAPLAIVFAMSFGMNKFSKTTLQAMYWGFAVLMGLSLSTIFLVYTGGSIAVTFFATAGAFAGLSLFGYTTEKDLSGWGSFLIMGVVGLIIASLINWFLQSPALMYAISFLGVLIFAGLTAYDTQKLKNIYSSVRGTPFMDKVVIMGALNLYLDFINMFLFLLRFLGAARD, encoded by the coding sequence ATGGCTGACTGGAACGACCCCCGGCAGGCGCAGCAGGGCTTCGGCTCGGTGCCGCGCGCAGGAGGCGACGTTGCTTCGCGCACGACCTTCGACGCGGGCCTGCGCAAATACATGCTGTCGATTTACAATTACATGGCTTCGGGCATCCTGCTGACGGGCATCATTGCGATGCTGACCGCCAACAGCGGCCTCGCCTACACCTTCGCCAGCGGACCGCTGATGTGGATCGTGGCGCTGGCCCCGCTCGCCATCGTGTTCGCGATGAGCTTCGGCATGAACAAGTTCTCCAAGACGACGCTGCAGGCGATGTACTGGGGCTTTGCCGTGCTGATGGGCCTGTCGCTGTCGACGATCTTCCTCGTCTACACGGGCGGGTCGATCGCCGTAACCTTCTTCGCCACTGCAGGCGCTTTCGCAGGTCTTAGCCTGTTCGGCTACACGACGGAGAAAGACCTCAGCGGCTGGGGCAGCTTCCTGATCATGGGCGTTGTCGGCCTGATCATTGCCAGCCTCATCAACTGGTTCCTGCAGTCGCCCGCGCTGATGTATGCCATCAGCTTCCTTGGCGTGCTGATCTTCGCAGGCCTGACTGCCTACGATACGCAGAAGCTCAAGAACATCTACAGCTCCGTGCGCGGTACGCCGTTCATGGACAAGGTCGTGATCATGGGGGCACTGAACCTCTATCTCGACTTCATCAACATGTTCCTCTTCCTGCTCCGCTTCTTGGGGGCTGCGCGCGACTAA
- the ftsA gene encoding cell division protein FtsA: MGLPRIAKVYGAVNIGSFRISAMIMGLSETGELVVLGSGHRQSQGVHRGYITDMAAATYAIRNAVERAEENAGTRVQSVWVGCSGAGLTSRIAKVEVPIGGRQIEEEDIEHLLVAARDNIEPDGRMVLHAQPAHYTLDGAHGVANPKGLHAERLGVDIHVMLADGAPVRNLKDAVERAHLSVEAVVASPIAAGLACLSPEERELGTALIELGGEVTNVSVFKGGMLSGLVAIQMGASDITDAIAGAFGIRRFQAERLKCLAGSAIASPTDHREMVPVDAPGEGVSEDHKINRAELVSVITEQLGLLTDKVGKALKTLDFAGARGQVVISGGGAQLAGIAEYMQGALGRPVRVGKPPELRGLPDSMRNSGFATLAGLCIYAADDPVDIRVVGSRYQETVSPVGFGLVSRVWRAAREYF; the protein is encoded by the coding sequence ATGGGCCTCCCGCGCATCGCCAAGGTCTATGGCGCCGTCAATATCGGCAGCTTTCGCATCAGCGCCATGATCATGGGGCTGTCGGAAACCGGCGAGCTGGTCGTGCTTGGGTCAGGCCACCGCCAGTCGCAGGGGGTCCATCGCGGCTACATTACCGACATGGCCGCGGCGACCTATGCCATTCGCAACGCTGTCGAGCGGGCGGAGGAGAACGCCGGTACGCGCGTGCAGAGCGTGTGGGTCGGATGTTCGGGGGCTGGTCTTACCAGCCGGATCGCAAAGGTCGAAGTCCCGATCGGAGGGCGGCAGATCGAAGAAGAGGATATCGAACACCTGCTGGTCGCCGCGCGCGACAATATCGAGCCCGACGGCCGCATGGTGCTTCATGCCCAACCTGCTCATTACACACTCGACGGTGCGCACGGCGTGGCCAATCCCAAAGGCCTGCATGCCGAACGGCTGGGCGTCGATATCCATGTCATGCTGGCCGATGGCGCGCCGGTGCGGAACCTCAAGGACGCGGTCGAGCGCGCGCATCTCTCCGTCGAAGCTGTCGTGGCATCGCCGATCGCGGCAGGCCTTGCCTGTCTGAGCCCGGAAGAACGGGAACTGGGCACCGCGTTGATCGAATTGGGTGGTGAAGTAACCAATGTTAGCGTGTTCAAAGGGGGCATGCTGTCAGGGCTCGTGGCGATCCAGATGGGTGCGAGCGACATTACTGACGCAATAGCGGGCGCTTTCGGTATCCGCCGATTCCAGGCTGAGCGGCTCAAATGCCTTGCAGGTTCGGCCATTGCCAGTCCGACGGACCACCGCGAAATGGTGCCAGTCGATGCCCCCGGCGAGGGCGTGAGCGAGGATCACAAGATCAATCGGGCGGAGCTTGTTTCCGTCATTACCGAGCAGCTGGGCCTGCTCACCGACAAGGTCGGCAAGGCGCTCAAGACGCTCGATTTCGCGGGTGCGCGCGGACAGGTCGTGATTTCCGGCGGTGGTGCGCAACTGGCTGGAATTGCTGAATATATGCAAGGTGCCCTAGGTCGCCCGGTGCGGGTGGGGAAGCCTCCGGAACTGCGCGGATTGCCCGATTCCATGCGCAATTCCGGCTTCGCCACACTGGCCGGACTGTGCATTTACGCAGCGGACGATCCTGTCGACATTCGCGTCGTCGGCAGCCGCTATCAGGAAACTGTATCACCGGTGGGTTTCGGCCTTGTCAGCCGGGTGTGGCGCGCGGCGCGGGAATATTTTTAA
- a CDS encoding cell division protein FtsQ/DivIB, with protein MATKVRRKGQGVRRSAAAQNRAARARQVRNQGKGMLDGAMALLPFTDEQLHRIFLAIILGGAVALAWFVASLAGLPAMARAQIAEVASDAGFEVRRVRVSGVDRMNELKVYEAAYGQRDTPMPLVDLEALREELVAMDWVKDARVSRQLPETLVIDIVERTPHAVLVQPGRLVLIDATGVALEPISEANAKGMLRVAGPGASKQVTALGELLEAAPALKPQVTAAEWVGNRRWNLTFTTEQVLALPQGEDEAATALINFARLDGQNRLLGGKVATFDMRVPERVYMRIPGRSQQVLNSEGSAN; from the coding sequence ATGGCGACTAAAGTCAGGCGCAAGGGGCAGGGAGTCCGCCGCTCGGCTGCAGCACAGAACCGTGCGGCCAGGGCACGGCAGGTGCGCAACCAGGGCAAGGGCATGCTCGATGGCGCAATGGCGTTGCTGCCCTTTACCGACGAGCAACTGCACCGGATCTTCCTCGCCATCATCCTTGGCGGGGCTGTCGCGCTGGCGTGGTTTGTTGCCAGCCTTGCAGGGCTTCCCGCCATGGCGCGCGCACAGATCGCAGAAGTCGCCTCCGATGCCGGGTTCGAAGTCCGCCGCGTGCGGGTTAGCGGGGTCGACCGGATGAACGAACTCAAGGTATACGAGGCCGCCTATGGCCAGCGCGATACTCCCATGCCGCTGGTCGATCTGGAGGCTCTGCGCGAAGAGCTGGTGGCGATGGACTGGGTCAAGGATGCCCGCGTTTCGCGCCAGCTGCCGGAAACGCTGGTCATCGATATCGTCGAGCGCACCCCGCATGCGGTGCTGGTCCAGCCCGGAAGGCTAGTGCTGATCGATGCTACCGGTGTCGCGCTGGAGCCGATTTCCGAAGCCAATGCAAAGGGCATGCTGCGCGTGGCCGGGCCGGGTGCGTCGAAACAGGTTACTGCGCTGGGCGAATTGCTCGAAGCGGCCCCTGCGCTCAAACCCCAGGTCACTGCCGCCGAGTGGGTCGGCAATCGCCGCTGGAACCTTACCTTCACCACCGAACAGGTGCTGGCCCTGCCGCAGGGCGAAGACGAAGCGGCGACTGCCCTGATCAACTTTGCCCGGCTCGACGGCCAGAACCGCCTGCTCGGCGGCAAGGTCGCGACCTTCGACATGCGGGTACCGGAGCGGGTCTACATGCGCATCCCGGGCCGCTCGCAGCAGGTCCTCAATAGCGAAGGGAGCGCCAACTGA
- a CDS encoding pyrroline-5-carboxylate reductase family protein → MTISNMLIVGFGNMTGAMVDGWLRAGMSPQTFTVYHPRGKDVPDGVGLVTEWPDTPFDAVLLGVKPYMLDDIAPGLSKAVGGSTTVVSVLAGVELASLRARFPQAGGIARLMPNLACALGKSPNGLVGEGLDGSSRDDITRLAERLGSAEWLDDESEFDLVTALAGSGPGFVYRFIDALSIAATRLGLPEDQAQRLTIQMVEGAAMLASASDYTPGDLAKRVASPGGMTQKGLDVLDEGDALVDLLTKTLQAARDRGAEMAEEARKSG, encoded by the coding sequence ATGACGATCTCCAACATGCTGATAGTCGGCTTCGGGAATATGACCGGAGCCATGGTCGATGGCTGGCTGCGAGCCGGGATGAGCCCGCAGACCTTCACCGTGTACCACCCACGCGGCAAGGATGTGCCGGATGGAGTGGGGCTGGTGACGGAGTGGCCGGACACACCTTTCGATGCCGTCCTGCTGGGCGTGAAACCCTACATGCTCGACGATATCGCGCCGGGTCTGTCGAAAGCGGTAGGCGGCTCGACGACGGTTGTCTCGGTCCTTGCCGGGGTCGAACTCGCCAGCCTGCGGGCGCGCTTCCCGCAAGCGGGCGGTATCGCGCGGCTGATGCCGAACCTCGCTTGCGCGTTGGGCAAGTCGCCCAATGGTCTGGTGGGTGAAGGGCTGGACGGTTCTTCCCGTGATGACATCACCCGCCTGGCCGAGCGGCTCGGCAGCGCGGAGTGGCTCGACGACGAGAGCGAGTTCGATCTCGTCACGGCGCTGGCCGGCTCCGGCCCCGGCTTTGTCTACCGCTTTATCGATGCCTTGAGCATAGCTGCTACCCGGCTGGGCCTGCCGGAAGACCAAGCCCAGCGACTGACGATCCAGATGGTGGAAGGGGCAGCGATGCTGGCGTCGGCCTCTGACTACACGCCGGGCGATCTGGCGAAGCGCGTCGCCAGCCCCGGCGGGATGACCCAGAAAGGGCTCGATGTGCTCGATGAAGGCGATGCATTGGTCGATTTGCTTACCAAGACGCTCCAAGCAGCACGCGATCGCGGCGCGGAAATGGCTGAAGAAGCACGGAAAAGTGGTTAA
- a CDS encoding type III secretion system chaperone family protein, protein MTSTLDRFAESDDAAPVDMLAALFDARGWAVEEHTDDELAGEIQGSWAKYQIKCIWRSMDNVLQVICVPDIRVAKDKRQAAYELLSLVNEQMWLGHFDLWSNGGVIIYRHGAMLGDDGMLSLNQAQALIESAVEDCDRFYPAFQFVLWGDKSPEAALDAALVDAAGEA, encoded by the coding sequence ATGACCTCCACTCTTGATCGCTTCGCCGAATCGGATGATGCGGCTCCGGTCGATATGCTGGCAGCGTTGTTCGATGCGCGCGGCTGGGCAGTCGAGGAACATACCGACGACGAGCTGGCGGGTGAGATTCAGGGCAGCTGGGCCAAGTACCAGATCAAGTGCATCTGGCGCAGCATGGACAATGTGCTGCAAGTCATCTGCGTGCCCGATATCCGCGTCGCGAAAGACAAACGGCAAGCCGCTTATGAGCTGCTGTCGCTGGTCAACGAGCAGATGTGGCTTGGCCATTTCGACCTGTGGTCCAACGGCGGTGTCATCATCTATCGCCATGGCGCGATGCTGGGCGATGACGGCATGCTCAGCCTCAACCAGGCGCAGGCGCTCATCGAATCGGCGGTCGAGGACTGCGACCGGTTCTATCCTGCGTTCCAGTTTGTGTTGTGGGGCGACAAGTCACCCGAAGCCGCGCTCGATGCGGCCTTGGTCGACGCTGCCGGAGAGGCCTGA
- the obgE gene encoding GTPase ObgE produces the protein MHFLDQAKIYLKSGAGGPGAVSFRREKYIEYGGPDGGNGGKGGDIVFEAVQGLNTLIDFRYSQHFKAARGGHGMGRDRTGAGAKDLVIKVPVGTQILSEDKEEVLADFTEVGQRIVFLEGGMGGRGNASYKSSTNRAPRQHQPGEPGEEMWVWLRLKLLADVGLLGLPNAGKSTFINAVSNAKAKVGHYAFTTLVPKLGVVRHKGREFVLADIPGLIEGAADGAGIGDRFLGHIERCRVLIHLVDISGEDPAEAFRTVNAELEAYGADLIAKPQLVALNKLDLADEELVAGFAEELLEAGAEEVFAISGATGAGIEQLLDAVLGYLPEQTATETKAGPEEESDGEGEWSPI, from the coding sequence ATGCATTTCCTTGACCAAGCCAAAATCTATCTCAAATCCGGTGCCGGTGGGCCGGGAGCGGTAAGCTTCCGGCGCGAGAAGTATATCGAGTATGGCGGGCCTGATGGCGGTAATGGCGGCAAGGGCGGCGATATCGTGTTCGAGGCGGTGCAGGGCCTCAATACCCTCATCGACTTCCGCTATTCGCAACATTTCAAGGCCGCGCGGGGCGGGCATGGCATGGGTCGTGACCGCACGGGGGCCGGGGCCAAGGACCTGGTGATCAAGGTTCCTGTGGGCACGCAGATCCTCTCTGAAGACAAGGAGGAGGTGCTGGCGGACTTCACAGAGGTCGGCCAGCGAATCGTCTTCCTCGAAGGCGGCATGGGCGGGCGCGGCAACGCCAGCTACAAGAGCTCGACCAACCGGGCCCCGCGCCAGCACCAGCCGGGCGAGCCGGGTGAGGAAATGTGGGTCTGGCTGCGGCTGAAGCTGCTGGCCGATGTGGGCCTGCTCGGCTTGCCCAATGCCGGCAAGAGTACTTTCATCAACGCTGTGTCCAATGCCAAGGCCAAGGTCGGGCACTATGCCTTCACCACGCTGGTGCCCAAGCTGGGCGTCGTGCGCCACAAAGGTCGCGAATTCGTGCTGGCAGACATTCCCGGCCTGATCGAAGGCGCGGCGGATGGGGCGGGGATCGGCGATCGCTTCCTGGGTCATATCGAGCGCTGCCGCGTGCTGATCCACCTTGTCGATATCTCTGGCGAGGATCCGGCCGAAGCCTTCCGGACTGTCAATGCCGAGCTAGAGGCCTATGGCGCTGACCTGATCGCCAAGCCGCAGTTGGTGGCGCTCAACAAGCTAGACCTCGCGGACGAAGAACTGGTCGCGGGCTTTGCTGAAGAGCTGCTCGAAGCAGGGGCTGAAGAGGTGTTCGCCATTTCCGGTGCCACCGGGGCGGGGATCGAGCAACTGCTCGACGCCGTGCTGGGATACTTGCCTGAACAGACGGCGACAGAGACCAAGGCCGGTCCTGAGGAAGAATCCGACGGAGAAGGCGAATGGTCGCCCATCTGA
- a CDS encoding SPOR domain-containing protein has product MSTLRPFLPAALMALAPVSPISAQGQGREVVQPLPSAATQELKDALARLARSPRNLDALIAAGTASLELDDVEAAVGFFGRAQELAPDDPRIKAGRAAAYVRTRRPVEALQLFREAEEAGVEINRLAGDYGLAYDLVGNNGEAQARYRRALARAPSDEITRRLALSQAIDGNAQGFEQTLRPLLARRDFAAYRTRAFGLAILGKADDAVAITEAVMPRAMAAKMEPYLRFMPTLSKAQQAAAGNLGIYPTAARIGRDDPRIAALSSAPAAERAARTADSGLAPAGAPLGGGSDAQPPAADGETVAVASREEAERAVRVARREAASDPLSRSRQRPRIVERQSTGSPSAGPPPVAVDEERLVTATAAPGQEPPPIEAVPARRLPEQAASTGELPATSPVEATANLKPVVVATLDTEAASPGFDLGRLTNSGDSSEAPTAIGPETEPETASVADAFADLAALVEAPTTPAAGAVDITAIEAPREIEREPEPAPAKPAHPSRFWVQVATGKDRSALKFDWRRLSRSADGLLDGKGPFVTPWGQTNRLLAGPYPNRDAARKALAALQEKDIDSFTFTSPEGQEIEPLG; this is encoded by the coding sequence ATGTCGACGCTTCGCCCTTTCCTGCCTGCTGCGCTCATGGCGCTTGCACCGGTCTCGCCAATTTCTGCGCAAGGCCAGGGGCGAGAAGTCGTCCAACCGCTTCCTTCGGCAGCTACACAGGAGCTGAAGGATGCGTTGGCGCGGCTGGCACGTAGCCCGCGTAACCTAGATGCCCTCATTGCTGCGGGAACAGCTTCGCTCGAACTCGACGACGTCGAAGCGGCGGTCGGATTTTTTGGTCGGGCGCAAGAACTTGCTCCCGACGATCCTCGGATCAAGGCAGGCCGGGCTGCGGCCTATGTCAGGACCCGCCGCCCGGTCGAAGCCCTGCAGCTGTTCCGGGAAGCGGAAGAGGCTGGTGTCGAGATCAACCGGCTCGCCGGTGACTATGGCCTGGCCTACGACCTCGTGGGCAATAATGGTGAAGCGCAGGCCCGGTATCGTCGGGCCCTTGCGCGCGCGCCATCAGACGAGATCACCCGGCGGCTGGCATTGAGCCAGGCGATTGATGGAAACGCACAGGGTTTCGAACAGACCCTGCGGCCGTTGCTGGCGAGGCGCGACTTCGCGGCCTATCGCACCCGCGCCTTCGGGTTGGCGATCCTCGGCAAGGCCGACGATGCAGTTGCTATTACGGAGGCCGTGATGCCGCGGGCCATGGCCGCGAAGATGGAACCTTATCTGCGGTTCATGCCGACGCTTTCGAAAGCGCAACAGGCAGCTGCAGGCAATCTCGGTATCTATCCTACAGCTGCTCGCATCGGGCGCGATGATCCGCGTATTGCGGCGCTGTCGAGTGCGCCTGCGGCCGAACGGGCGGCCCGAACTGCCGATTCCGGACTGGCACCCGCCGGAGCGCCGCTTGGCGGCGGGTCGGATGCGCAACCTCCTGCAGCCGATGGCGAAACGGTCGCCGTCGCATCGCGCGAGGAAGCGGAGCGGGCGGTCAGAGTGGCGCGCCGCGAGGCAGCATCCGATCCTTTGTCTCGCTCACGGCAAAGGCCCAGGATTGTCGAGCGTCAGAGCACGGGCAGTCCGTCAGCAGGGCCGCCACCTGTCGCAGTCGATGAAGAGCGGCTGGTGACAGCTACCGCCGCGCCGGGGCAAGAGCCGCCACCGATCGAGGCGGTCCCTGCGCGTCGATTGCCGGAACAGGCCGCCTCAACGGGTGAGTTGCCTGCTACAAGTCCGGTGGAAGCCACGGCAAATCTCAAGCCGGTCGTTGTTGCTACCCTCGACACTGAGGCGGCAAGTCCCGGATTTGACTTGGGACGACTGACGAATTCAGGCGATAGCAGCGAGGCCCCTACCGCTATCGGGCCGGAAACTGAACCCGAAACCGCCAGCGTGGCGGACGCATTTGCCGATCTCGCAGCCTTGGTAGAGGCGCCAACCACGCCGGCAGCCGGTGCCGTCGACATTACTGCGATCGAAGCCCCGCGTGAGATCGAGCGCGAGCCGGAACCCGCACCGGCCAAGCCAGCCCATCCCAGCCGTTTCTGGGTGCAGGTGGCGACCGGTAAGGATCGCAGCGCGCTGAAATTCGACTGGCGCCGATTGAGCCGGTCGGCCGACGGCTTGCTCGATGGCAAGGGACCGTTCGTGACGCCCTGGGGCCAGACCAATCGTTTGCTTGCCGGGCCCTATCCGAACCGTGATGCGGCCCGCAAGGCGTTGGCCGCGTTGCAGGAAAAAGACATCGATTCCTTCACCTTCACCAGCCCTGAAGGGCAGGAGATCGAGCCGCTCGGCTAG